The Diospyros lotus cultivar Yz01 chromosome 15, ASM1463336v1, whole genome shotgun sequence genome has a window encoding:
- the LOC127792344 gene encoding trifunctional UDP-glucose 4,6-dehydratase/UDP-4-keto-6-deoxy-D-glucose 3,5-epimerase/UDP-4-keto-L-rhamnose-reductase RHM1-like, which produces MATYTPKNILITGAAGFIASHVANRLIRNYPEYKIVVLDKLDYCSNLKNLHPSRSSPNFKFVKGDIGSADLVNFLLITESIDTIMHFAAQTHVDNSFGNSFEFTKNNIYGTHVLLEACKVTGQIRRFIHVSTDEVYGETDEDAVVGNHEASQLLPTNPYSATKAGAEMLVMAYGRSYGLPVITTRGNNVYGPNQFPEKLIPKFILLAMQGKPLPIHGDGSNVRSYLYCEDVAEAFEVILHRGEVGHVYNIGTKRERRVIDVARDICKLFSMDPETSIKFVENRPFNDQRYFLDDQKLNNLGWSERTIWEEGLKKTIEWYTSNPNWWGDVSGALLPHPRMLMMPGGIERAFDGAENCIHGTSDFSSTTNQRGMVVPSPKSSNSPRKPPLKFLIYGRTGWIGGLLGKICEKQGIPYEYGKGRLEDRSQLVADVQNVKPTHVFNAAGVTGRPNVDWCETHKTETIRTNVAGTLNLADVCRDNGLLMMNFATGCIFEYDAAHPEGSGIGYKEEDKPNFTGSFYSKTKAMVEELLKEYDNVCTLRVRMPISSDLSNPRNFITKISRYNKVVNIPNSMTILDELLPISVEMAKRNLRGIWNFTNPGVVSHNEILEMYKKYIDPGFKWVNFTLEEQAKVIVAPRSNNEMDASRLKKEFPELLSIKESLIKYVFEPNKKNME; this is translated from the exons ATGGCTACGTATACGCCGAAGAACATCCTCATTACTGGAGCTGCTGGGTTCATTGCATCTCATGTCGCCAACCGCCTTATTCGGAATTACCCTGAATATAAGATTGTTGTGCTTGATAAGCTTGACTACTGTTCAAATCTTAAAAATCTACATCCTTCTCGATCATCCCCCAACTTCAAGTTTGTTAAGGGGGACATTGGCAGTGCGGATCTTGTCAACTTCCTCCTTATCACTGAATCCATTGACACAATAATGCACTTTGCAGCCCAGACTCACGTTGATAATTCCTTTGGTAATAGCTTTGAGTTTACCAAAAACAACATCTATGGCACACACGTTCTACTAGAGGCATGCAAGGTCACGGGCCAGATCAGAAGGTTCATCCACGTAAGCACAGATGAGGTGTATGGAGAGACTGATGAGGATGCAGTGGTGGGAAACCATGAAGCTTCTCAACTCCTTCCTACAAATCCGTACTCTGCCACAAAAGCAGGGGCAGAAATGCTTGTTATGGCTTATGGGAGATCGTATGGGTTGCCTGTGATAACTACTCGAGGAAACAATGTTTATGGCCCCAACCAATTTCCTGAAAAACTAATCCCAAAGTTTATCCTCTTAGCCATGCAGGGGAAACCTCTCCCAATTCATGGGGATGGTTCTAATGTGCGGAGCTATCTTTACTGTGAGGATGTTGCTGAGGCTTTTGAAGTTATTCTTCACAGGGGAGAAGTTGGGCACGTCTACAATATTGGGacaaagagggagaggagagtGATTGATGTTGCCAGGGATATATGCAAACTGTTCTCAATGGATCCTGAAACAAGCATTAAGTTTGTGGAGAATAGACCCTTTAATGACCAGAGATACTTCCTTGATGATCAGAAGTTGAACAACTTGGGTTGGTCAGAGCGAACAATATGGGAAGAGGGGCTGAAGAAGACAATAGAATGGTATACCAGTAACCCTAATTGGTGGGGAGATGTCTCCGGAGCATTGCTTCCTCATCCTAGAATGCTAATGATGCCTGGTGGAATCGAGAGAGCTTTTGATGGGGCAGAAAATTGCATCCATGGAACCTCTGATTTTTCAAGTACTACTAATCAGAGAGGGATGGTGGTTCCATCTCCAAAAAGCAGCAATTCTCCTCGGAAACCCCCCTTGAAGTTCTTGATTTATGGTAGGACTGGGTGGATTGGTGGTTTACTTGGGAAGATATGCGAGAAACAAGGAATTCCATACGAGTACGGAAAGGGCCGTCTGGAGGACCGATCGCAACTCGTGGCAGATGTTCAGAATGTCAAGCCCACACATGTTTTCAACGCTGCTGGTGTGACTGGCAGGCCAAATGTTGATTGGTGCGAAACCCATAAAACAGAAACAATACGAACCAATGTTGCTGGTACCCTGAACTTAGCTGATGTTTGCAGAGACAATGGACTTCTGATGATGAATTTTGCTACTGGATGTATATTTGAATATGATGCTGCTCATCCTGAAGGATCTGGCATTGGGTACAAAGAGGAAGATAAACCCAATTTTACTGGTTCTTTCTATTCGAAGACCAAGGCCATG GTTGAGGAGCTCTTGAAAGAGTACGACAATGTCTGCACCCTCAGAGTCCGAATGCCCATATCGTCAGACCTCAGCAACCCCCGCAACTTCATTACTAAAATTTCTCGTTACAATAAAGTGGTCAACATTCCCAACAGCATGACCATCTTGGACGAGCTGCTCCCAATTTCAGTAGAGATGGCAAAGCGAAACCTCAGGGGCATATGGAATTTCACCAACCCCGGTGTTGTGAGCCATAACGAAATTCTGGAGATGTACAAGAAATATATAGATCCCGGCTTCAAGTGGGTCAACTTCACACTCGAAGAGCAAGCCAAGGTGATCGTTGCCCCTCGAAGCAATAATGAGATGGATGCTTCTCGGTTGAAGAAGGAATTCCCCGAGTTGCTTTCCATAAAGGAGTCCTTGATCAAGTATGTGTTCGAACCCAACAAGAAGAACATGGAGTAA